The window AATCATGCGGCGgcaaaaaataaccattttctggaaaatttctatttggggggggggttaaagGGGATCTGGGGGCTCGGACCAGTGGGGAAACCAGACCCCGGTGTCACTGGTCCCAGTTAGAAGGCCCCGaattctccccccctccccccccttccggAGACCCCAATTCTGCTTGATTTCACCCCGTTTTccagcggggacacccccccaccccccaaagaaGGTGAATTTgtcttggggggagggggtggggttggggggcagaAGGGTCAAAAATGGGGGCAAACCAGGATGTCATcgatggggacccaccaggaggaGGTCATTGATGGAGACCCACCAGGAGGACATCGGTGATGGAGTCCCACCAGTAGGATGTcacccatggggacatcatggatgGGGACCCACCAGCAGGACGTCCTCGATGGGGTCCCACCAGCAGGTCATTGATGGGGATGTCATCGGTGGAGACCCACCAGCAGGAGGTCACCCGTGGGGACGTCACTGATGGGGTCCCACCAGCAGGAGGTCACCCATAGGAACATCATCGATGGGGGTCCCACCAGAAGGAGGTCATCGATGGGGCCCCACCAGAAGGACGTCGTCGATGGGGCCCCACCAGCAGGATGTCCTCGATGGGGTCCCACCAGCAGGTTGTCACCCGCGGGGACGTCACTGATGGGGTCCCACCAGCATCTCCTTCTTCAGGTGGCTCCTCAGATGCTTCATGAGGGAGGAGCTGGACATGAAGCACTTGGGACACTTGGGACAGGGGTAGGGCTTCTCCCCCGTGTGGATCCTCTGGTGGATGATGAGGGTGGAACTGGCCCGGAAGCTCTTCTGGCAGTGGGAGCACTGGTAGGGTTTCTCCCCGGTGTGGATGCGCTGGTGACGCCGGAGGGTGGTGTTCTCCCGAAAAGCCTTCCCGCACTCGGAGCAGACGTAGGGTCTGGGACCCAGGTGACTCTTCTGGTGGAGGAGAAGACCCGAGTGGGTGGGGAAACCCACCCCGCACTGGTGGCACTGGAAAGGCTTCTCCACCAGGTGCTTCTGTCGGTGACGGTTGAAGGTCGAAGGGTCACCGAAAGCTTGGCCGCAGTCGGGGCAGGGGTAGGGGAGTTGGCCACGGTGGGTCCTGAGGTGGACCACGAAGGTGGAACTCTTGGAGAAGACCTCCCCGCAGTCGGGACACTTGTAGGTGCCTTCTTCTTGGTGGCTTTTCTGGTGTTTCTTGAGGGACTTGTTGGCCATGAAGGTCTtgtgacactggggacactggaagGGTCTCTCCCCCGTGTGGATGCGGCGATGGATGGTCAAGGCCGAGTTGGAGACCAAGGTCTTCCCGCAGTCGGGACACGGGAAGGTGGCACCTTCCGCGTGGTGGCTCTTGAGATGTTTCTTGAGGGACTTGTTGGCCATGAAGGTCTtgtgacactggggacactggaagGGCCTCTCCCCGGTGTGGATGCGGCGATGGATGGTCAAGGCCGAGTTGGAGACCAAGGTCTTCTCGCAATCGGGACATCGGAAAGGTCCCTTCTCCTGGTGGAGCTTCCGATGGTTCTGGAGGGACTTGGTGGAAGCGAAGCCcttggggcactgggagcactggtggggTTTCTCCTGGTGCTGGGGCTTCTGGTGGACCTTCAGGGCGGAGGGGTTCTCCTCCTGGTGGACCTTCCGGTGGCGGTTGAGGGAGGAGCCGCGGCTGAAGCTCTTCCCGCATTTCCCGCAGGAatgttgggggtgtcccccccccgtcgcccccccctttttcccccggAGGGTTCTCCTCCCCCCCGAGGGGTTCTTGGGGGGGTGGGAAGCCGGGGAGACGCCACCTTTGGGTCTCCTCCTGAAGGTTCCATCGTCCTCCTGggaggtctcctcctcctcctccgtctcGCTGGGCCACCCCTCGTCATCTACTGGGAAaaatggggggaagggggggggactgGGAATCCACCATCCTGGGGGTGAACTTGGGGGGGGATGgagaccccaaaaccccccaaaagtgACCGATTTCACCCCTCAATCCAGGAGAACCTCCTGGTGGTGCCCAGTTGGGTtcttcaccccccaccccccagaacCTTCCGCCtcctcccagtcccaccagtgtctcccatttttgggggtggggtgggggggtgtgtggaaaagggggggggggggggggggggtccctcaccTGAAGGTGAAGAGTTGGACCAGGAGGAGCTTCCGGCCTCTCGGCAGCTTCTCCAGCGCTTCCTTCTCCTGCTCCGCAACCTCAGGAGGGGCCtcaccagctcctcctcctcctcatcctcctcttcctcctcctccggggtGGGAATGTTGGGAAtccaaacctcctcctcctcctcctccaactgGGCCAGAAGGTCGGGGTTGTCCCCCCTCCGGAGACCTGGCTCATGGAGACACCAGTGGGTTACTGGGGAGTGGAGAAGAACCATCTGAGATACTTCCcggggcaggagatggaggtgggaCCTTCAAAACCCTCGATTTCCACCCAAAAATAGCGGAAAATCCAGGTTTTTGGAGGTCTCCGAGGAGGGGATTCCCAGTTGGGGGGAGGGGATTCCCAGTTGGGTTGATTGAGGAGCATCTCCAGGAGCTTCCCAAGGAAGGAGATGGAGCTGGGACCTTCAAAACCCTCAATTTTCACCCAAAAATAGCGGAAAATCCAGGTTTTTGGAGGTCTCCGAGGAGGGGATTCCCAGTTGGGGGGAGGGGATTCCCAGTTGGGTCGATTGAGGAACATCTCCGGGAGGTTGCCAGGTGGTGGAGAAGACCTTCCCGAGGCAGGAGAAGACCCGGGACCTCTTGGAAGGACACGGAAGGGTCAGAAAGGACCTCGAAGCTCGTTAAGTCCAACCCTAATCAGCTCTTAATTAGGACCTGCCCATGGAGGGTCTTCTCATGGACGTGGTCCACGAAACCAGTAGCCCCAGTGGGCGGGGACTGGGGCCTCCCCGTTCCCCGAATtaaggaggaaaagggggaaaaaggaccCGAAAAAGGGCGAAAACTGGTGAAATTCTTCTGGGTTTAGctcatttttggtggtttttaacccattttggtggtttttaacCCATTTCTGTTGCCTTTTCACCCATTTACggtgtttttttaacaaatttcctaccggcgggggtgggggaggggcgcaGCCAGGCCCCCTCGAGGGTGACAGTGACCTCCTGGAGAACATCGGGcacctgggggggagggggggacagaggCGGGGGAGGGGTGAAAAGGAgagaatttcaaaaaaaaaaaaaggtgagaacgaaaagggaaagaaaagagaaaaaaagacaaaaaaaaaaaaaccaaaaaaccccaaagaatgaaaataaaacccgaaaattaaaaaaaaatcacaaattaaaaatgagaaatcaattaaaaagaaaaattaaaactaaaaattaaaaaatagtaagaaataaaatgtcaaaaaaaaccccaaagaactaaagttttagcaaagaaataaaagtaaaaaaaccaacaaaggagtaaaaataaacaaacaaataaaataaaaaaaaaccccaagaaataaaattaccccccccaaataaagtaaaaaacccaaagaaatgaattttttaaaaagaaataaaacagaaataataaaaagctcgagacagaaaattaaaaaaaaaataagaaaaggaaaagtgaaagaaaatttttaaaaaccaaagaaataaaaaaagaagaaaatttaaaaataaaaaacaacgtaagaaataaaatgtaaaaaaaaaaaaaactgagtaagaaataaaatttaaaaaaataaaagaggcaggaaataaacccaaaaaacccgcaaaagtaagaaaaataaaataatttttaaaaaaacagtaaaaacacccacccaccccaattccccccccgcgccccccctccttccccccccccaagtcccctgtgcccccccagtttccccccctccccccccattcccgctcccagggaggggggggctccGCGCAGCCCCACGGGGAGGCACCTTTTTGGGGCGAAAAACTCCTTTTCTGCcatttgccccccccccttttatttcccccttttttcccccttaaa of the Numenius arquata unplaced genomic scaffold, bNumArq3.hap1.1 HAP1_SCAFFOLD_758, whole genome shotgun sequence genome contains:
- the LOC141477991 gene encoding uncharacterized protein, whose product is LQDKSSSAPRDVKRERKRARIPVFEQFDSAEDVFLPPAVEPPGVAVATDPNLWLFRRSLKIFSSASKTDPGDQVLKKNLENGSQLGPEELLVGFFSRRSLKIFSSASKMGPGDQVLKKNLKNGSQLGPVPDVLQEVTVTLEGAWLRPSPTPAGLRRGDNPDLLAQLEEEEEEVWIPNIPTPEEEEEEDEEEEELVRPLLRLRSRRRKRWRSCREAGSSSWSNSSPSDDEGWPSETEEEEETSQEDDGTFRRRPKGGVSPASHPPKNPSGGRRTLRGKKGGATGGGHPQHSCGKCGKSFSRGSSLNRHRKVHQEENPSALKVHQKPQHQEKPHQCSQCPKGFASTKSLQNHRKLHQEKGPFRCPDCEKTLVSNSALTIHRRIHTGERPFQCPQCHKTFMANKSLKKHLKSHHAEGATFPCPDCGKTLVSNSALTIHRRIHTGERPFQCPQCHKTFMANKSLKKHQKSHQEEGTYKCPDCGEVFSKSSTFVVHLRTHRGQLPYPCPDCGQAFGDPSTFNRHRQKHLVEKPFQCHQCGVGFPTHSGLLLHQKSHLGPRPYVCSECGKAFRENTTLRRHQRIHTGEKPYQCSHCQKSFRASSTLIIHQRIHTGEKPYPCPKCPKCFMSSSSLMKHLRSHLKKEMLVGPHQ